The Streptococcus pluranimalium genome contains a region encoding:
- a CDS encoding dihydrolipoamide acetyltransferase, whose translation MAVEIIMPKLGVDMAEGEIIEWKKAEGDTVAEGDVLLEIMSDKTNMEIEAEDSGVLLKITRQAGETVPVTETIGYIGEAGEEITETAGSAPAPTEEASPAPAAAPTQSAAPTPAVAAAPQGKGGKVRATPAARKVAREQGVDLGLVPGSGPKGRVHAADVENFKGAQPKATPLARKIAEAEGLDLSAITGSGFAGKIRKSDVLVALDASKPASALESAPAKEEKVVELPEGVEHKPMSAMRKAISKGMTNSYLTAPTFTLNYDIDMTEMIALRKKLIDPIMAKTGLKVSFTDLIGMAVVKTLMKPEHEYMNASLINDANDIELHRFVNLGIAVGLDDGLVVPVVHGADKMSLSDFVLASKDVIKKAQSGKLKAAEMSGSTFSITNLGMFGTKTFNPIINQPNSAILGIGATIPTPTVVDGEIVARPIMAMCLTIDHRLVDGMNGAKFMVDLKKLMENPFELLI comes from the coding sequence ATGGCTGTCGAAATTATTATGCCGAAACTCGGTGTTGACATGGCTGAAGGTGAAATCATCGAATGGAAAAAAGCCGAAGGTGATACTGTCGCTGAAGGTGATGTTCTCCTTGAGATTATGTCAGACAAGACGAACATGGAAATCGAAGCAGAAGATTCAGGTGTTCTCTTGAAAATCACTCGCCAAGCTGGTGAAACTGTACCGGTAACTGAAACCATTGGTTACATCGGTGAAGCTGGCGAAGAAATTACAGAGACTGCAGGGTCAGCACCTGCACCTACAGAAGAAGCGAGCCCAGCACCCGCTGCAGCTCCAACTCAATCAGCTGCCCCAACTCCAGCAGTAGCTGCCGCTCCTCAAGGAAAAGGCGGAAAAGTACGTGCTACTCCAGCCGCTCGTAAAGTGGCTCGTGAGCAAGGTGTTGATTTAGGTCTTGTTCCTGGATCTGGTCCTAAAGGGCGTGTTCATGCTGCAGATGTTGAAAACTTCAAAGGTGCTCAACCTAAAGCAACCCCACTTGCTCGTAAGATAGCTGAAGCAGAAGGTCTTGATCTTTCAGCGATCACAGGCTCTGGGTTCGCTGGTAAAATTAGAAAATCAGATGTTCTTGTTGCCCTTGACGCATCTAAACCAGCATCAGCTCTAGAATCAGCTCCTGCTAAAGAAGAAAAAGTGGTTGAACTTCCTGAAGGCGTTGAGCACAAACCAATGTCAGCAATGCGTAAGGCTATCTCTAAAGGTATGACAAACTCTTACCTTACAGCACCTACCTTCACGCTTAATTACGATATTGACATGACAGAAATGATCGCCCTTCGTAAGAAACTCATCGACCCAATCATGGCTAAAACAGGACTTAAAGTTAGCTTTACTGATTTGATTGGTATGGCAGTTGTTAAAACATTGATGAAACCTGAGCATGAATACATGAATGCTTCACTCATCAATGACGCCAATGACATTGAGCTTCATCGCTTCGTTAACCTTGGTATTGCCGTAGGTCTTGACGATGGACTTGTCGTTCCAGTTGTTCATGGTGCTGATAAGATGAGTTTGTCAGATTTCGTTCTTGCATCAAAAGACGTTATCAAGAAAGCTCAAAGCGGTAAATTAAAAGCTGCTGAAATGTCTGGTTCAACCTTCTCAATCACAAACTTGGGTATGTTTGGCACTAAGACCTTTAACCCAATCATTAACCAACCTAACTCAGCTATCCTTGGTATCGGTGCAACGATTCCAACGCCAACAGTTGTGGATGGTGAAATTGTCGCACGTCCAATCATGGCAATGTGCTTGACAATTGACCACCGCTTGGTTGATGGTATGAATGGTGCTAAATTCATGGTTGACCTAAAGAAATTGATGGAAAATCCATTTGAATTGCTTATCTGA